Proteins from one Candidatus Margulisiibacteriota bacterium genomic window:
- the galE gene encoding UDP-glucose 4-epimerase GalE — MQNILVCGGAGYIGSHVVKKLQEAGFNPIVFDNLTTGHRESLSDNIQFYQGDVRSEADLSKVFTENNISAVMHFCAKSLVGESMEKPALYFDNNVVGGLNLLKVMHDFGIDKLVFSSTAAVYGQPDEIPINETTTKLPTNVYGETKLMFEKVCSWYDSIYGLRYVALRYFNAAGADDDGLIGEDHNPESHLLPIVFQVVNGQREFLSVFGDDYNTPDGTCVRDYIHVYDLASAHILALKHLLNGGSSDVFNLGSGLGYSVKEIVDSVEKITGRGIDQRIVKRREGDPDTLIASSQKIIKELGWKQQYTLEMIIETAYKWHKNHPNGYEN, encoded by the coding sequence CAGGGTACATTGGTTCCCATGTTGTAAAAAAACTGCAAGAGGCTGGGTTTAATCCAATAGTCTTTGATAATTTGACAACAGGTCACCGAGAGTCTTTATCTGATAACATCCAGTTCTATCAAGGAGATGTACGTAGCGAAGCTGATTTAAGCAAAGTTTTTACGGAAAACAATATCTCTGCTGTTATGCATTTTTGTGCCAAAAGCCTTGTTGGTGAGTCTATGGAGAAGCCTGCGCTATACTTTGATAACAATGTGGTTGGTGGACTGAATCTTTTAAAGGTGATGCATGATTTTGGGATAGATAAATTAGTTTTTTCTTCTACTGCTGCAGTCTACGGTCAGCCTGATGAGATACCTATTAACGAAACCACAACTAAACTACCAACAAATGTTTATGGCGAAACTAAGTTAATGTTTGAAAAAGTGTGTAGCTGGTATGACAGCATCTATGGCTTAAGATATGTTGCCTTGAGATACTTTAATGCAGCTGGTGCAGATGATGATGGCTTAATAGGCGAAGACCATAATCCAGAAAGCCATTTGTTGCCAATAGTTTTTCAGGTTGTTAATGGTCAAAGGGAATTTTTATCAGTGTTCGGTGATGATTATAATACGCCAGACGGAACGTGTGTTAGAGACTATATCCATGTTTATGATTTAGCTTCAGCACATATTTTGGCGCTTAAGCACTTGCTTAATGGTGGTAGCTCTGATGTCTTTAATTTAGGTAGCGGATTAGGGTACAGTGTTAAGGAGATTGTTGATTCTGTCGAGAAAATAACTGGCAGAGGCATTGATCAGAGGATAGTGAAACGGCGAGAAGGCGACCCAGATACACTTATCGCGTCCTCACAAAAGATAATTAAGGAGTTAGGGTGGAAGCAACAGTATACGCTCGAGATGATAATCGAAACAGCGTATAAGTGGCACAAAAATCATCCAAATGGTTATGAGAACTAG
- the alr gene encoding alanine racemase, whose amino-acid sequence MVMRTSLIVDLQKFVQNIRKVKARIPEGVKLLAVVKADAYGHGAVALSNIAHEEGVDYFGVATAAEAIELREAGIRTPILLLGEPTDWERIKSVIYYDITLMVYSEEFLAELLKVSESYKKKVKVHLKVDTGMTRLGVKADDVVAFAKKILANPFLELEGVATHLADSDNEDVSYSKKQVEIFERVIFELSKEGIDIPIKHASNSAGIINPISPFFDMVRAGIDLYKGIMSFTAKVLYVREIEPGEHVGYCLTYKSEQKMRIAVISVGYADGYSRALSNKGRVLLHGVACPIVGNICMDMMMVAIPVDLEVKVGDDAVLIGSQDGEEITVNEIAQLIGTIEYEVMTSIGKRVARIYRS is encoded by the coding sequence ATGGTTATGAGAACTAGTTTAATCGTTGATTTACAGAAATTTGTTCAGAACATTAGAAAAGTAAAAGCGAGAATTCCCGAAGGTGTGAAGCTTTTAGCCGTGGTTAAAGCAGATGCATATGGGCATGGAGCTGTTGCCTTATCCAATATCGCCCATGAAGAAGGCGTTGATTATTTTGGTGTAGCTACTGCAGCAGAGGCAATTGAACTTAGAGAAGCTGGCATCAGAACACCAATTCTTCTTTTAGGTGAACCAACTGATTGGGAAAGAATTAAGTCAGTAATTTATTACGATATAACTTTAATGGTCTATTCAGAAGAGTTTTTAGCTGAACTACTTAAAGTTTCTGAATCATATAAAAAGAAAGTTAAGGTTCATTTAAAGGTTGATACGGGAATGACTAGGCTAGGTGTTAAGGCGGACGACGTAGTTGCCTTTGCCAAGAAAATATTAGCTAATCCATTTTTGGAGCTGGAAGGAGTTGCAACCCACTTAGCAGATTCCGACAATGAGGATGTTTCTTATAGTAAAAAACAGGTAGAGATTTTTGAACGAGTTATTTTTGAATTAAGCAAAGAAGGCATTGATATCCCTATTAAACATGCTTCTAATTCAGCAGGGATAATTAATCCCATAAGTCCATTTTTTGATATGGTTCGAGCGGGTATTGATTTGTATAAAGGAATAATGTCTTTTACAGCTAAGGTGCTATATGTCAGGGAAATAGAGCCAGGTGAGCATGTGGGCTATTGCTTGACCTATAAGTCAGAACAAAAAATGAGAATTGCAGTTATCAGTGTTGGTTATGCAGATGGATATAGCAGAGCGTTGTCTAATAAAGGGAGAGTTCTACTTCATGGTGTTGCCTGCCCAATAGTGGGTAATATTTGCATGGACATGATGATGGTGGCTATCCCTGTCGACCTTGAGGTGAAAGTAGGAGATGATGCTGTGCTTATTGGTTCACAAGATGGTGAAGAAATAACAGTTAATGAAATAGCGCAGCTTATTGGGACAATTGAATATGAAGTAATGACCTCTATTGGTAAAAGAGTCGCGAGGATTTATCGGTCTTGA